AATTCGGTGCGAGCTCAGGCGCACATTTTTCATGGTATCGATCACTTTCTGTGAAATCTGGCTACCTTCGCTGGCATTTTGCGAGGCTTCTTCCGCCAGCAGGCGTGCCTGATTGGCGTTTTCAGCATTCAGGGCGACGGTGGATGTCAGCTCTTCCATGCTGGCGGCTGTTTCGACGACGGCGGCAGACTGCTGTTCGGTACGCGACGACAAATCCATATTACCTGCGGCAATTTCAGTGGACGATCGTGCAACGCTTTCCACTCCATCGCGAACATCATTAATAATGTTTTTCAGATTATCGTTCATGGTCGACACGGCCTGCATCAGCAACCCAGGTTCGTCGCGGCGAGTGCTGGTCAGTGTGCTAGTGAGATCGCCTTTGGCGATTTGCTCGGCGACGCGCAACGTTTCAATCAGTGGACGGGTAATAGAGCGGGTGATCATCATCGCCAGTAAGATACCTAAAGCGATACCGATGGCGGCGACGATACTCATTTGCAGTCGAACGCTGTTGACGGTTTCACCCACTTTTTGCTGCTGTCTGGTAAACATCGACTGGATAGACTGCGTTAAGACGACGGCTTTGCCTGTTAAGGTGGTCGAGAGCGTCGATTGTTCCGTCCAGACGGCTTTGTAATTATCCAGCTCTCCGGCAATGCTCCTCATATCGTTGAGGCCGGTGTTGATCCAGGCTTTTTGGTCTTGCGCTACAAACGCTAAAAGTTGTTCTGAGTCGGATTTACCGATTTCCAGACGCGAAAGAATGCCTTGCTTGAGTTCTTCAGTCGGATTTTGTTTGTAGGTTGATACCTGTGAATCGATATCGCTCATGATAAAAGCGACATGCGCAGCGACCAGCGCCTGCTCGGGAGTGAGGTCGTTGCTGCGGCTCAGTTTAGAGGCGATTTCCGAGTTGTCGCATAAATTTTGGGTGCTGAGTCGGCGTTCACTTTCTTTCTTTTCAGATACCGCTTTAGTGAATGGCGTCAGGGACATCAAATAGTCTTTCACTGCAGCATCGGTGTTATCCACGCTGGTTTTACCCTCTGCTGTCCAGGTGAAGGTTTCCAGCTGTGCGATTTTATCCTGCATGCTTTGTGCGGCAGCATTGGTTTGATCGAGGTACTTTTGGTCAAGGGTGTACTGGTAGTTTAAACGGGCCAGGCGTACGGCAGACAAGGTGTTAAATAGCCCTGTCGTATGCTCGTTTTTCTCTACGCGATCCTGGATGCTGGAAATCCCCAATATGCCGGACGCTAAGATTGCGAGGGTGACCAGCAGAATGGTGGTGAAACCTAATAATAATTTCCTGCTGACTTTTAAATTCTCAAAACGATTCATTACGCTCATCATTTTTTCCAGTGTCGGCTTTTACCGAACGACAATGTTTTATGCTATGTGGACCATCATTAACGGAATTAAAAAAACGGGTGCTGGAGAGAAGAAAAAAAAGCCCTTTACACAAGTGCGCAGGGCAAAAACCGCTGAATTGACATCACTCACTCAGGGTATCAGACTTCTCCTTTTTTTTGACAGAATGAGCAGGGAGTTCGCTCATTCTATAATAAACGGGTATGACATCCTGGTAATTAATGATGTAACCATGCCCACGAATATTGCGAATAAAGTCTTCGGGTAGCCCTAGAAGATTGAGTTTATTATTCAGGTTATGCAGAACTTGCCATAACCGCTGGGTGGAAGGACTGAGGTTATTGTCCTCCCAGATTTTCTCAAACAGCTCTTCTTTGGCGACCACTTTTTTTCGACCATGTTCCAGCAGATACAGAAAAAGCCGTAACATAGTTTCATTAAAATATATTGAGGCAAATGCCACGCTTTTATCGTTATGGCTCCCGGAAAGTCGGTATAGCCTGCGATTAGAAATATCAAAATGAATTTCGTCACCGATCATAAAACCATATAGACGATAGCCCATCTCTTATATACCTGATGTAGAGTAAACCTGACATGCGCCACAAGAAATAATCTTTTCATAAACCATACATTTTATAAGGTAGATTATATGGCTGCTATGAATGCATTCCAATACACAACCCTATGCACTATAAGAAACCCTGTGTTTAAGTTTCGTTAATAGAGTTTATATTTACATAAGATACATTGGTGGTGTTAATGTCCTTGTTTGTCGTGATTCAATAGATTTTTATGCTGAAAATGCGTACTTAATCAGATGCTCAACATTAAGTCGTGAATTTTCACTGATTTCAAGCATGAATCGCTGATTGTACGAGCCTATGGTTTTGAATCCTCCAGCCCCTGTATTCGATAATCATAACTTTAAGAATTACCTGACAAAAAGAGGAGTGAAGTTATATGATTTATACTGAATAAGGTCAGGAGGCGCAGCGCAAAAAAAGTGAATTTTGTTCGGTAGTGGTTTCATCAACATGCTGATATATAATAATTAAATTCTGAATCAGGTTTTTTATGACAACTCCCGAAAGTGCCATGAAGAAAGTGTACCTTATTAACGAAACCTTACTGTTTGAACCTGATGTGCGACGGATTGGCCCGCTGGTTGGCTATCCGCACAGGGCGGTCACCCTCCACGGGC
Above is a window of Lelliottia jeotgali DNA encoding:
- a CDS encoding Methyl-accepting chemotaxis protein I (serine chemoreceptor protein), with the translated sequence MNRFENLKVSRKLLLGFTTILLVTLAILASGILGISSIQDRVEKNEHTTGLFNTLSAVRLARLNYQYTLDQKYLDQTNAAAQSMQDKIAQLETFTWTAEGKTSVDNTDAAVKDYLMSLTPFTKAVSEKKESERRLSTQNLCDNSEIASKLSRSNDLTPEQALVAAHVAFIMSDIDSQVSTYKQNPTEELKQGILSRLEIGKSDSEQLLAFVAQDQKAWINTGLNDMRSIAGELDNYKAVWTEQSTLSTTLTGKAVVLTQSIQSMFTRQQQKVGETVNSVRLQMSIVAAIGIALGILLAMMITRSITRPLIETLRVAEQIAKGDLTSTLTSTRRDEPGLLMQAVSTMNDNLKNIINDVRDGVESVARSSTEIAAGNMDLSSRTEQQSAAVVETAASMEELTSTVALNAENANQARLLAEEASQNASEGSQISQKVIDTMKNVRLSSHRISEITTVINSIAFQTNILALNAAVEAARAGDQGKGFAVVAAEVRTLAQRSAQSAKEIENLIHESAVHVDTGFNLVEGAGEAMAKIEKSVAQVRDIMSEIASATDEQSRGISQIAQAMAEMDTTTQQNAALVEESSAAASSLENQAVQLEKVVSIFRVSKTPQTRTDVRPATKGHVVSLNAAKKDAARDQNDWVQF